The following is a genomic window from Burkholderiaceae bacterium DAT-1.
AGGTGCATCATGCGTCACTATCCAAGCAATGGCCCCGAAGCCATGTCCCGTTTGCTCGCCCTTGCGCTTCTGGTTGACGGTGGCCTTGATCGTTCCGAGCTCCTTGCCCTGCAGCGCAGTCAGGTACTGGATCAGCTGGGCATAGAAGACTCCGTGTTTCATCAGGTGACTCAGGCGCTATGCGACGACCTGCTGCAGTGCGTCAGTACGAATTGTTCGACTCAGCTCGAGCTTGGACACGAGCTCATCGACCAGCTACTCGGAGATGTCAGCAATCCGGCGCTGCAAGTCCCGCTTCTGCGTGCAATGGTCGACATTGTCTATGCCGATGGCTTTCTGGCAGATGGCGAAGCCGTGCTGGTGGCACGTGCCATGGCATTGTGGATGTACGATCAAAAGCAGATGTCACCGCCCGGTTTGGCACAGGACAGCGCATCTCGCCGGTCATTTGCCGCTAATTGAGTCGTCACGACTGATCCGCAGCCGGTTCATATCGGCTGCGGCAAGGAAATATCATCATGGAAATTTTCAATGCTGCCTGGCTGGGCAAGCCCGTCTGGATGTGGCTCACCTTTCTGGGCATCGTACTCAGCTTGCTGGTACTTGATCTGGGATTACTGAACAAGAAACAACGCGAAATCGGCGTAGCGCAAAGCTTGAAACTGTCTGCCTTCTATATTGCGGCGGGCATCACATTTGGAGGATGGGTCTGGTATTACCTTGGCGCAGCTGCCGGGATGAACTTCTATACAGGCTTCGTGATTGAAAAGAGCCTGTCGCTGGACAATATTTTTGTGATCTCGCTGATTTTCAGCTTTCTGGCAATTCCGCGCGAATACCAGCACCGCGTATTGCTGTGGGGCATTCTTGGCGTCATCGTGCTGCGGGCGCTGATGATTGGAGTCGGTACCAGCCTGGTCGCTCAGTATCACGGGTTGCTGTATGTATTCGGCGTCTTTCTGGTGTTTACCGGTATCAAGATGCTGTTTGCCAAAAACGAACCCGCCAACATGAGTACCAATCCGGTGCTGCGCTTTCTGCGACGGCACCTGCGCATCACCCCGCAATTGCATGGACAACACTTCTTTGTGCGCCAGGCTGCTGACGGGAATCATGGTAAAGCAGTCTGGTGGGTCACCCCCTTGTTTCTGGCGCTGGTGATGATTGAAACCATAGATCTGGTGTTTGCGATTGACAGTGTCCCAGCCATCCTGGCGATCACCACAGACCCCTTCATCGTGTATACATCGAACATTTTCGCGATTCTCGGCCTGCGCGCCCTGTACTTTGCGCTGGCGGCGATCCTGCATCGTTTCCACTACCTGAAGTACGCGCTGGCCCTGATTCTGGTATTCATCGGCAGCAAGATTTTTCTGGCGGAATGGCTATTCGACGGCAAAGTGCCCGCGCTGGTGTCGCTGGGAATAACGTTCGGGCTGCTAGCGGGTGGCATTGCCGTATCCATTTACAAGACGCGAACCGTAAAGCAAATGCTACCCGGCATCTAGTACCGACAGGAAAGATGCAATAGCTCTAGGAGATCGTGAAATCATGCGGAAATATCTGCGTCGCTGGCTTCCAAAGCAGGAAACGCTGGCCGGGAATCGTATCCTGGCGCGCTGTGCGCCATGGCTGCAGGCGCCTGAGCTGTGGCAGCTGAATCGCCACGCGGTAGCAGGTGGCGCAGCCATCGGCCTTGCATGCGCCATGATTCCCGGGCCGCTGCAGCTACTAGGGGCAACGCTGGCCTGCTGCCTGTTCCGCGTCAATCTGCCTGTGGCTGCACTGGGCACGCTGGTCAGCAATCCGCTAACCATCCTGCCGCTATATGTGCTCGCCTACCATCTTGGGGGGCTACTGGCCGGATCGGATTTAGCTTCCGCCACCATGCCTCCCCCCGACATTCGCTGGAGCGAGCTGTTTGCTAGCGGCGCATCCTGGCTTAACTGGTTGCACACTCAAGCGAGTTCCCTGCTGATCGGGCTGCCCGCACTGGCACTGGTCATGGCTGGCCTCGCGTATGCGCTGGTTCATCTTGCCTGGCATCTGTCTACCTTGAGCCGGATCAGACGTCGGCGCAGACGCATGCATGCTGATTAGGCTGTACTACGCATCTATCCATCATCGCAAGCCGGTGTACTCTACCCTAGCTACTCAATCGACAATCACACATTCTTAATTTCGTTGCCTGGCACGGTACTCAACAGTATTATGCCAATGTATTTTTTTACAAATCCCTATACTAGTCCATTGTATGTGATTGAAAATTCATTGCCCTAGCATGATGAGCGGCAACATCAGAAAGGATCGTTCATGAAGATGAAACAGCTTACCTTGATCGCCAGTACATTTATTTTTGCTTCGCATACTCAGGCAGAAATCCTGTACGTCAAAATTGCGCCCGGCCTTTGGGAACACACCAGCAAAACACTGCTCAATGGCAGAAATCTCGAGTCGGCAGTCGATGAACTGCAAGCACACTTGCTGGCCAATGCAAGCCCTGAGGAACGGGAAATCTTGCTGGAGGGCATGAAGGAGCAAGGGGGCAATGCAGGCAAGTACCTTGAATGCATAACGCCTGTTGCTGTGGCCAAAGGATTGGATACCGAGAAAGTACGCCAGCAGATTCAGAACGCCCAGCCTAATTGCCAGGCCCGTTTACTCAATGCGACCGCTCACGGTGCAAAGTTCGAACTATCCTGCGCCCTGCCTAACGGCGGCTCGCAAAAAGGCGTAGGCGAATACGTACTGAAGAACGAAAAGGAATGGACCTTCCACGCTGTTTCGTCTGGCGATATACAAGGCGCACCAGCAGGTGCCGGCAAGTATCAGGCCACCGTTGACGTCAATGCGGTCTGGAAAGGCAGCAGCTGCGGCAATGTCCGCCCTGAAGTAGATTAAGCCTGTTTAGCAGCGCCCATGCTCTCCATTCCCGGTGTGGTCGATTCACACCCAATATCGAACGCAGACGGCAGCATCGGTGCCGGATGACATTCAGCCGGCATCTTACACAATGAATCGCGCCAGCCAGGGCGCAAGCACGGTTGTAACGATGCCGGCCAACACCATGGTCAGACTGGACACAACACCTTCCTCTTGCCCCAGCTCCCGCGCTTTCACCGTCCCGACGGCGTGCGCGGCCGCCCCCAGTCCGGCGCCACGCGCCACGCTGGAGCGAACGCCTATCCAGCGCATCCAGATTTCGCCGACAATCATGCCGATAATGCCGGTCACTATGACAAATAAGGTGGCCAGCTCTTGCGAGCCACCAAAAGCTGGACTCGCGCTGATCGCAAACGGCGTAGAAATCGACCGGGTCAACAAGCTACTAGCCACATCCGCAGGCAAATGAAATGCGCGGCCCAAGACCCACGAACTCCCAACACCCAGCACTACACCCGTAAAAACGCCTGCCGTAATCGTCAGCGGATAGCGTCGCAACAGCGCTCGTTGCCGATAAATCGGAATTGCAAAGGCAACCGTTGCTGGGCCAAGCATCCACATCAGCCAGCGCGTATCTTGCTGATACACGGGCAAGGGAATGCGAAACAGCATTACCAGACTCATCAACAAGAGCGGCGCGACCAGAATCGGGGCAGCCCAGAATCGCTTGATGCGGGCGTGAATACGCTTGGACAATACATACACAGCAACCGTTGCTAACAGGGAAATAGCCGCCAGAAGCGTTGTACTCATTTGCCCCTGCCCTCCGCATCCCGGCTTGCATGGAGTCGCTGTTCATAATGGAAAAGGTGATCAACCACCCAGGCTGTCCCGGCCATCACCACCAAGCATCCAATCAGAAGGACGGCTAGCAGTTCCCAGCCTTGCTGTGCAAACAGCGGACCAAACCGGGTCAGACCGACCATGGCGGGTACAAAAAACAGCATCATCTCTGCGAGTAACAGTTCTGCACCCAGCTCGACCACATCGAGCGGTAACCAACCCAGCAGCAACAGAAGCACCAGCATGCCCAATCCGAGTACACCCGCGGGAATCGGTAAGGCGCTTGAACGCACAACCCAGTCAGCCGTGAGCCAGAGGCATACCAGCAGAATGACTTGCGCCACGACACGAAGGAGGCGCAATGATCGTAATCGAAATACAGACATCGGAAAGCAATACAGGCATGAGCACAGAGGGATGCTACCCCATGCCGGCCTTCCTGTCGTGCAATGAACTGTATCGGTAGCACAAGGTCGGCATTGCAACTATACCGAGAGGAGTGCCTCCATCAATCAAACATTCTACATTCATGCACCGTGCTCGCCTGTTCATGCGGATGCTGTATACAGTATTGACGATGCTGTCCGCCGCAGTCCCCCACGCCTCGACTGCCACTTACCCGCAGACAATTGCCGGGTATGCCCATATCCATTTCCAGGAAATTCCGCTGGAGATTTCGGCGTTTGGCAATGGCTTCATGGTGGATCGATACGGCTTTGTATGGCTGGGGCTACAGTCGGGTCTCGCCAAATGGGATGGGCGCAAGGTCACGCTTTTCGATACGCGAAATAGCGCGCTCTCATCCATCACCATTACAGGCGTACTCGAGGCTGCATCGGGGGCGATTTGGATCATGACACAAGGTGGTGGCCTGAATCGCTACGATCGCCAGACCAACCACTTCACAACCTGGCGGATGGATCCGGCAAATCCGCATAGCCTCAGCACCAATAACCTCGGTTCGACCTTACTGCATACCGCCATGGCCGCAGATGTGCATGGCAATCTATGGATGGCGTCATCCGCAGGCTTGATTCGCTTCGATCCGCGCAAGCAGACATTCACGCGCTTTCTGCACGATAAACACAAGCCGGATAGTGTGTCCTCCAATGATGTAACCAGCGTCATTGCCCTACCCGATGGCACCCTCTGGGTTGGCACCACCAATGGGCTGAACGTGCTTGCTACAGGCCAAACCCGGTTCAAGCGCATCTTGCATGAAGACAATAATCCTGCCAGCCTCAGTGACAATCAGATCAATGCCCTGCTACCGGGTCGCAATGGCACAATCTGGGTTGCAACCCGTAAGGGCCTGGACGCCATTGAGGCGTCATCCGGAAAGATTCGCCATTTTGAACATTCTGCGGGCAACTGGCGAACACTGGCCTTTGCATCGGTCACCTCCCTGGCCGAAGATCCGAATGGCCGGATCTGGATTGCCTACGCAAAAAACGTCGTCACCATTCTGGATCCGCAGACCGGAGAGCTGGTACATCACGTCTCTGCCGAAAACAGTCCGGGTCGACTCAGAGGTGAAAATATCGAACACCTCGTCGCAGGGCCGCGCGGAGAAATGTGGATCATCGACCATGCAGCGCGGATCAGTAAATACGATCCAGCTACCGTGAAATTCGCGCTTTACCAAGCAGAAGAAGGTAATCCAGATAGTCTGGTATCCAGCATCGTCCAGTATGTGTATTGCGCCAAAGATGGTCAGGTCTGGCTGGATGGCGGTCATGGCTATCTGCAGCGTTACGACCCCCATTCGGATGGATTTAAGCGCTTTGCACTCTATGGCAAATCTCACTACCCGATGCTGGAGGACCGGCAAGGTCGAATGTGGATTGGCGGCCGGACGGCAGATGATACGCAGGGTGCCATTCATTTACTGGATCCGCGAAATGGCAGATATCTGGCCGAATATGTCATGCCCCGCGGTTTCCCAACGACACGCATGATTGAGGACCCGAATCGACCGGGATTGTTATGGTTTACCACCACCGACCAGGGTTTAGTGAGCTTTGATAGTTCGACGCACGCTTTCCGCTATTTTGTGCATGATGCGGCAAACCCCTCCAGCATTGGCGGCAATTCATTGTGGGATCTGGCGGTCGATCGCGATGATCCATTTGTATTCTGGATTGGATCATCAGGCGGAGGGTTGAATCGCTTTGATACCCGAACCGAATCCTTTACCCGCTATCTCCATCGCACCGATCAACCTGACTCGATCGCAAGCGATACGGTTTTCTCATTTCGACAAACCCGGGCGGGTGACTTCTGGGTAATGGCCAAAGGAGGTGGACTCGACAAATTCGACCGTCATTCCGGGACATTTGAGCATTTCAGTCAAACAAATCATCGCTTTCCGAATGATAAGGCGGTCAATATTGCCGAAGATCGAAACGGCAATTTATGGCTGAATGCACCGGGCGGTCATCTCATCCGCTTTCAGCCAGGCACAGGCGCATGGCGTGATTACCATTCAAGTGACGGCGTGCAGCCCAGCGCCGCATGGGGCGGTGCGCACGCTACCTGCGAAGATGGGCGCATCTGGTTTGGCGGCGGACGTGGGCTCAATGCCTTTTATCCTGACACCATTCGCGATAGTCAGTTCAACCCACCAGTAGTGCTGACCTCCCTCACGCAAGGCGGGGAGCCTTTCATCCGCAATCGCGCACCAGAACTGATCGATCACATCACACTGGACTGGAGAAATAACTTCTTTGAATTTGAAGTGGCCGCACTTGATCTCACCCATCCTGAGCAAAATCAATATCAGTACAAACTGGATGGTTGGGACAATGACTGGTATCTGGCGGGCAACCGAAATGGCGGTCGCTATTCTGGCTTGCCGGGTGGCCAATACGTATTGCATGTCCGAGGCAGCAATGGCGATGGTCAGTGGAGCTCCCATGAGGTTCGTCTGGATGTCACGGTCACCCCGCCCTTTTGGCGAACATGGTGGTTTATCAGTCTGGCAATTGTCTTGCTCTGCATGATGGTGGCAGGCATCTTCTGGCGACGGACAGCCTCCATTCGTGCACATAACTTCCGATTGCAGCAGCACAGAGACGAACTGGAGCAAGCAGTGCAAGCGCGCACCAATGAGCTGCGCCAAGCCATGGATAAACTGGTGCAATCGGAAAAACTCTCCGCACTTGGTCACCTTGTTTCAGGTGTCGCCCATGAACTGAACACGCCACTTGGCACCACAAAAATGGTTGGCAGTATTCTCGCGGAGCGGCTTGAAGCATTAGACAAGGCGCTTAAAGCCGACGAGTTAGATCAGGCAGGACTGGAAGACTATATTCAGTCCGGCCGCGAGTCGATCAGGCTGCTTGAACGCAATACGATACGGGCTGCGAATCTCGTCAGTCATTTCAAGCAAATTGCAGTCGATCGCGCCAGCTCCCAGCGCCGCAGCTTCTACCTGCGTCAGGTGGCCGACGAAGTCCTGACGCTCATGCAGAGTCGGCTCAAAGGGAAGCCCGTCACCGTCGAGATCGATATCGCGCCGGACATCGAGATGGAAGGTTTTCCCGGCCCCTTAACTCAGGTGCTGGACAATATGATGGCAAATTCACTGATTCACGCTTTTGACGGCAGTACGGAGGGTCATATTCGATTGAGTGCCGCCATTGAGGGCGATACTGTCCGCCTGATTTACGAAGATGATGGCAAGGGCATGGACGAAACCGTTCAA
Proteins encoded in this region:
- a CDS encoding TerB family tellurite resistance protein — encoded protein: MRHYPSNGPEAMSRLLALALLVDGGLDRSELLALQRSQVLDQLGIEDSVFHQVTQALCDDLLQCVSTNCSTQLELGHELIDQLLGDVSNPALQVPLLRAMVDIVYADGFLADGEAVLVARAMALWMYDQKQMSPPGLAQDSASRRSFAAN
- a CDS encoding TerC family protein codes for the protein MEIFNAAWLGKPVWMWLTFLGIVLSLLVLDLGLLNKKQREIGVAQSLKLSAFYIAAGITFGGWVWYYLGAAAGMNFYTGFVIEKSLSLDNIFVISLIFSFLAIPREYQHRVLLWGILGVIVLRALMIGVGTSLVAQYHGLLYVFGVFLVFTGIKMLFAKNEPANMSTNPVLRFLRRHLRITPQLHGQHFFVRQAADGNHGKAVWWVTPLFLALVMIETIDLVFAIDSVPAILAITTDPFIVYTSNIFAILGLRALYFALAAILHRFHYLKYALALILVFIGSKIFLAEWLFDGKVPALVSLGITFGLLAGGIAVSIYKTRTVKQMLPGI
- a CDS encoding DUF2062 domain-containing protein, with protein sequence MRKYLRRWLPKQETLAGNRILARCAPWLQAPELWQLNRHAVAGGAAIGLACAMIPGPLQLLGATLACCLFRVNLPVAALGTLVSNPLTILPLYVLAYHLGGLLAGSDLASATMPPPDIRWSELFASGASWLNWLHTQASSLLIGLPALALVMAGLAYALVHLAWHLSTLSRIRRRRRRMHAD
- a CDS encoding DUF3617 domain-containing protein, which codes for MKMKQLTLIASTFIFASHTQAEILYVKIAPGLWEHTSKTLLNGRNLESAVDELQAHLLANASPEEREILLEGMKEQGGNAGKYLECITPVAVAKGLDTEKVRQQIQNAQPNCQARLLNATAHGAKFELSCALPNGGSQKGVGEYVLKNEKEWTFHAVSSGDIQGAPAGAGKYQATVDVNAVWKGSSCGNVRPEVD
- a CDS encoding LrgB family protein, giving the protein MSTTLLAAISLLATVAVYVLSKRIHARIKRFWAAPILVAPLLLMSLVMLFRIPLPVYQQDTRWLMWMLGPATVAFAIPIYRQRALLRRYPLTITAGVFTGVVLGVGSSWVLGRAFHLPADVASSLLTRSISTPFAISASPAFGGSQELATLFVIVTGIIGMIVGEIWMRWIGVRSSVARGAGLGAAAHAVGTVKARELGQEEGVVSSLTMVLAGIVTTVLAPWLARFIV
- a CDS encoding CidA/LrgA family protein; translated protein: MRLLRVVAQVILLVCLWLTADWVVRSSALPIPAGVLGLGMLVLLLLLGWLPLDVVELGAELLLAEMMLFFVPAMVGLTRFGPLFAQQGWELLAVLLIGCLVVMAGTAWVVDHLFHYEQRLHASRDAEGRGK
- a CDS encoding SMP-30/gluconolactonase/LRE family protein, with product MHRARLFMRMLYTVLTMLSAAVPHASTATYPQTIAGYAHIHFQEIPLEISAFGNGFMVDRYGFVWLGLQSGLAKWDGRKVTLFDTRNSALSSITITGVLEAASGAIWIMTQGGGLNRYDRQTNHFTTWRMDPANPHSLSTNNLGSTLLHTAMAADVHGNLWMASSAGLIRFDPRKQTFTRFLHDKHKPDSVSSNDVTSVIALPDGTLWVGTTNGLNVLATGQTRFKRILHEDNNPASLSDNQINALLPGRNGTIWVATRKGLDAIEASSGKIRHFEHSAGNWRTLAFASVTSLAEDPNGRIWIAYAKNVVTILDPQTGELVHHVSAENSPGRLRGENIEHLVAGPRGEMWIIDHAARISKYDPATVKFALYQAEEGNPDSLVSSIVQYVYCAKDGQVWLDGGHGYLQRYDPHSDGFKRFALYGKSHYPMLEDRQGRMWIGGRTADDTQGAIHLLDPRNGRYLAEYVMPRGFPTTRMIEDPNRPGLLWFTTTDQGLVSFDSSTHAFRYFVHDAANPSSIGGNSLWDLAVDRDDPFVFWIGSSGGGLNRFDTRTESFTRYLHRTDQPDSIASDTVFSFRQTRAGDFWVMAKGGGLDKFDRHSGTFEHFSQTNHRFPNDKAVNIAEDRNGNLWLNAPGGHLIRFQPGTGAWRDYHSSDGVQPSAAWGGAHATCEDGRIWFGGGRGLNAFYPDTIRDSQFNPPVVLTSLTQGGEPFIRNRAPELIDHITLDWRNNFFEFEVAALDLTHPEQNQYQYKLDGWDNDWYLAGNRNGGRYSGLPGGQYVLHVRGSNGDGQWSSHEVRLDVTVTPPFWRTWWFISLAIVLLCMMVAGIFWRRTASIRAHNFRLQQHRDELEQAVQARTNELRQAMDKLVQSEKLSALGHLVSGVAHELNTPLGTTKMVGSILAERLEALDKALKADELDQAGLEDYIQSGRESIRLLERNTIRAANLVSHFKQIAVDRASSQRRSFYLRQVADEVLTLMQSRLKGKPVTVEIDIAPDIEMEGFPGPLTQVLDNMMANSLIHAFDGSTEGHIRLSAAIEGDTVRLIYEDDGKGMDETVQKRIFDPFFTTQLGQGGSGLGMYMVYNLINGMLGGSIELRSQPGKGVSFTIILPRTAPEAGSPATP